From the Brassica napus cultivar Da-Ae chromosome A8, Da-Ae, whole genome shotgun sequence genome, one window contains:
- the LOC106387578 gene encoding sister chromatid cohesion protein PDS5 homolog E-like isoform X2: MGPLVGETELTEALLQAGKDLLRPYYSTDSIFDLLNKVESLLLAVEQDPIAEVRNALKPSMQALVSADLLRHPDSDVRVYVVFCLTEIMRITAPEAPYNDDQMKEVFEVTVEAFGKLADASCESYKKAEAVLDTVAKVRSSLVMLDLECDELILEMFRQFLKIIRLSPDCPQTVLVSMETIMVTVIDESEEVSMDLLAILLGPVRKESLDVSPVASRLVEKVLISCASKLRPDIMDALKSTGTSLDMYSPVVSSICQSGAATTEAQIIVNPTETEAEGKISEEQVVPDDSLQEKLDLGLSPKGIRSKRTARGGARAIGDDNVKNGDGLKQVLKQGQSESTEGETESGSTRRRRKPNSLLNPEEGYSFKTSSSIKKVHEKELGAAKKASLPTKVGQTNQSVVISLSPSSKARKGSRKRSRSKMEETDLDAGSVATPASKKQIVKKDEPEEKEDIMETSLEKPEDSTKTAKSSKKEKAQKGSASKKQIVKKDDAEEEEDFMETDLEKPEESTKTAKSSKKEREEKGSTKSTAKKPLAESKKEKAQKGSAKTAAKKPPAESKKEIGENGLAKTSAKKPLEKSVHSDAKKKNSEGASMESSKSKKKNSRAMTPPTKESEQTLKSHPKRKRTAREEVESNKSEHGEELVGKSVKVWWPLDKKFYDGVIKSYSSLNKKHQVLYSDGDSEELNLKKERWEIISEEKEETDLPDSTPLSDIMRRNKAKKRKTESMHVQLKSSSEVRSSKKKDLVTSSTKQGKATKDAVKGGSDEPERREEINLQFPKDCVDKEESETKRLPKESNAEAKSDGEELKSANKLTAETGNDGEEQEVEKEATAEPQTDGEERESVKVLNEAKSDGEELKTANKATAESKIEGEEQGVEKEATAEPQTNGEERESVKVPNEAKSDGEAKSNGEELKSANKSTAESETEGEEQGVEKEATAEPETDGGEGESVKEPNEEAETEVQVRDSAKEPTADTNLIEEGRSEEKETGKVENVTEEEEQKIVKELEEDTDKAEGGTIPVSG; this comes from the exons ATGGGTCCTCTTGTCGGAGAGACCGAACTCACCGAAGCACTCCTCCAGGCCGGAAAAGATCTCCTCAGACCTTATTACTCTACTGATTCGATCTTCGACCTTCTCAAT AAAGTTGAGTCTCTGCTCCTCGCTGTTGAGCAAGATCCTATTGCAGAAGTGAGAAACGCTCTGAAACCGTCGATGCAGGCTTTGGTATCTGCTGATCTCTTGAGACACCCTGATTCTGATGTTAGGGTTTACGTTGTCTTCTGCTTAACCGAAATCATGAGGATTACTGCCCCAGAGGCTCCTTACAACGATGACCAGATGAAG GAGGTCTTTGAGGTGACAGTAGAGGCTTTTGGGAAACTTGCGGATGCTTCCTGCGAGAGTTATAAGAAAGCTGAAGCCGTGCTTGATACTGTTGCTAAGGTCAGATCATCCTTGGTGATGCTGGACTTGGAGTGCGATGAGCTTATCTTAGAGATGTTTCGGCAGTTCTTGAAAATCATAAG ACTAAGCCCGGATTGTCCTCAAACGGTACTTGTTTCCATGGAAACGATAATGGTTACAGTTATAGATGAAAGTGAAGAAGTGTCCATGGATTTGCTCGCGATTCTCTTGGGTCCTGTTAGAAAAGAGAGCCTG GATGTCTCACCAGTGGCTTCGAGGCTTGTGGAGAAGGTTCTCATTAGTTGCGCCTCTAAGCTTCGACCGGACATCATGGATGCTTTGAAGTCCACAGGGACTAGCTTGGACATGTATTCTCCAGTAGTTTCTTCAATATGCCAAAGCGGAGCTGCCACCACTGAAGCTCAAATCATTGTTAACCCCACAGAAACTGAG GCAGAAGGAAAGATATCAGAAGAACAGGTAGTTCCAGATGATTCATTGCAG GAAAAACTGGATTTGGGACTTTCTCCCAAGGGGATCAGGTCTAAGAGAACTGCAAGAGGTGGAGCTCGTGCCATTGGAGATGACAACGTAAAAAATGGAGACGGTTTGAAACAAGTTTTGAAGCAAGGGCAATCTGAAAGTACTGAGGGAGAGACTGAATCAGGGTCTACTAGGAGGAGGCGGAAACCCAATTCTCTGCTAAATCCTGAAGAAGGCTATTCATTCAAGACGTCATCAAGCATAAAGAAAGTGCATGAAAAAGAACTTGGGGCTGCCAAGAAAGCATCTTTGCCTACTAAAGTTGGTCAAACGAATCAGTCGGTTGTTATTTCTCTCTCACCCTCGAGTAAGGCTAGGAAGGGGTCACGGAAACGGAGCAGGAGTAAGATGGAAGAGACAGATCTTGATGCAGGTTCTGTAGCCACACCAGCATCAAAGAAACAG ATTGTGAAGAAAGATGAAcctgaagaaaaagaagatattatGGAAACTAGCCTTGAAAAGCCTGAGGATAGCACTAAGACTGCAAAGTCAAGTAAAAAGGAGAAAGCACAGAAGGGTTCAGCATCAAAGAAACAGATTGTGAAGAAAGATgatgctgaagaagaagaagattttatGGAAACTGACCTTGAAAAGCCTGAAGAGAGCACTAAGACTGCAAAGTCAAGTAAaaaggagagagaagagaagggtTCAACGAAATCAACTGCAAAGAAGCCACTAGCAGAATCTAAAAAGGAGAAAGCACAGAAGGGTTCAGCGAAAACAGCTGCAAAGAAGCCACCTGCAGAATCTAAAAAGGAGATAGGAGAGAATGGTTTAGCGAAAACATCTGCAAAGAAGCCACTTGAAAAATCAGTCCACTCAGATGCCAAGAAAAAGAATTCAGAAGGCGCaagcatggagtcatcaaagAGCAAG AAGAAGAATTCTCGTGCAATGACGCCTCCGACCAAAGAATCTGAACAAACTCTCAAGAGCCATCCCAAGAGGAAACGGACAGCTAGAGAGGAAGTG GAGTCCAATAAGAGTGAGCATGGTGAGGAGTTGGTTGGTAAGAGCGTTAAAGTCTGGTGGCCACTTGACAAGAA GTTTTATGATGGCGTCATAAAGTCCTATAGTAGTCTTAACAAGAAGCATCAG GTGCTTTATTCGGATGGGGATTCTGAAGAGCTTAATCTTAAAAAAGAACGTTGGGAGATAATCAGTGAG GAAAAGGAGGAGACTGATCTACCTGATTCTACTCCTTTATCTGACAT AATGCGAAGGAATAAAGCGAAGAAGAGGAAAACTGAGTCTATGCATGTGCAGCTGAAAAGTTCTTCAGAAGTCAg ATCCTCGAAGAAGAAAGACCTTGTAACAAGCTCCACTAAGCAAGGGAAAGCAACCAAAGATGCGGTGAAGGGCGGAAGCGATGAACCAGAAAGGAGGGAAGAGATAAATCTTCAGTTCCCAAAAGATTGTGTTGACAAGGAAGAATCTGAAACCAAAAGATTGCCTAAAGAATCTAATGCAGAAGCCAAGTCGGATGGGGAAGAGCTAAAGTCTGCAAACAAGTTAACTGCAGAAACTGGAAATGATGGTGAAGAGCAGGAGGTAGAGAAAGAGGCAACCGCAGAACCCCAAACTGATGGAGAAGAGCGAGAGTCGGTGAAAGTGCTAAATGAAGCCAAGTCTGATGGAGAAGAGCTAAAGACTGCAAACAAGGCAACTGCAGAATCCAAAATTGAAGGAGAAGAGCAGGGGGTAGAAAAAGAGGCAACTGCAGAACCTCAAACTAATGGAGAAGAGCGAGAGTCAGTGAAAGTGCCAAATGAAGCCAAGTCTGATGGAGAAGCTAAGTCTAATGGAGAAGAGCTAAAGTCTGCAAACAAGTCAACTGCAGAATCCgaaactgaaggagaagagCAGGGGGTAGAAAAAGAGGCAACTGCAGAACCTGAAACTGATGGAGGAGAGGGAGAGTCAGTGAAAGAGCCAAATGAAGAAGCTGAAACTGAGGTACAAGTGCGAGATTCAGCAAAAGAGCCAACTGCAGACACAAATTTGATTGAGGAAGGTCGTTCTGAGGAGAAGGAGACTGGTAAAGTCGAAAATGTAACTGAAGAAGAGGAACAGAAAATAGTGAAGGAACTGGAAGAAGACACTGATAAAGCAGAAGGCGGGACTATTCCTGTTTCAGGTTGA
- the LOC106387578 gene encoding sister chromatid cohesion protein PDS5 homolog E-like isoform X1 has translation MGPLVGETELTEALLQAGKDLLRPYYSTDSIFDLLNKVESLLLAVEQDPIAEVRNALKPSMQALVSADLLRHPDSDVRVYVVFCLTEIMRITAPEAPYNDDQMKEVFEVTVEAFGKLADASCESYKKAEAVLDTVAKVRSSLVMLDLECDELILEMFRQFLKIIRLSPDCPQTVLVSMETIMVTVIDESEEVSMDLLAILLGPVRKESLDVSPVASRLVEKVLISCASKLRPDIMDALKSTGTSLDMYSPVVSSICQSGAATTEAQIIVNPTETEAEGKISEEQVVPDDSLQEKLDLGLSPKGIRSKRTARGGARAIGDDNVKNGDGLKQVLKQGQSESTEGETESGSTRRRRKPNSLLNPEEGYSFKTSSSIKKVHEKELGAAKKASLPTKVGQTNQSVVISLSPSSKARKGSRKRSRSKMEETDLDAGSVATPASKKQIVKKDEPEEKEDIMETSLEKPEDSTKTAKSSKKEKAQKGSASKKQIVKKDDAEEEEDFMETDLEKPEESTKTAKSSKKEREEKGSTKSTAKKPLAESKKEKAQKGSAKTAAKKPPAESKKEIGENGLAKTSAKKPLEKSVHSDAKKKNSEGASMESSKSKKKNSRAMTPPTKESEQTLKSHPKRKRTAREEVESNKSEHGEELVGKSVKVWWPLDKKFYDGVIKSYSSLNKKHQVLYSDGDSEELNLKKERWEIISEQEKEETDLPDSTPLSDIMRRNKAKKRKTESMHVQLKSSSEVRSSKKKDLVTSSTKQGKATKDAVKGGSDEPERREEINLQFPKDCVDKEESETKRLPKESNAEAKSDGEELKSANKLTAETGNDGEEQEVEKEATAEPQTDGEERESVKVLNEAKSDGEELKTANKATAESKIEGEEQGVEKEATAEPQTNGEERESVKVPNEAKSDGEAKSNGEELKSANKSTAESETEGEEQGVEKEATAEPETDGGEGESVKEPNEEAETEVQVRDSAKEPTADTNLIEEGRSEEKETGKVENVTEEEEQKIVKELEEDTDKAEGGTIPVSG, from the exons ATGGGTCCTCTTGTCGGAGAGACCGAACTCACCGAAGCACTCCTCCAGGCCGGAAAAGATCTCCTCAGACCTTATTACTCTACTGATTCGATCTTCGACCTTCTCAAT AAAGTTGAGTCTCTGCTCCTCGCTGTTGAGCAAGATCCTATTGCAGAAGTGAGAAACGCTCTGAAACCGTCGATGCAGGCTTTGGTATCTGCTGATCTCTTGAGACACCCTGATTCTGATGTTAGGGTTTACGTTGTCTTCTGCTTAACCGAAATCATGAGGATTACTGCCCCAGAGGCTCCTTACAACGATGACCAGATGAAG GAGGTCTTTGAGGTGACAGTAGAGGCTTTTGGGAAACTTGCGGATGCTTCCTGCGAGAGTTATAAGAAAGCTGAAGCCGTGCTTGATACTGTTGCTAAGGTCAGATCATCCTTGGTGATGCTGGACTTGGAGTGCGATGAGCTTATCTTAGAGATGTTTCGGCAGTTCTTGAAAATCATAAG ACTAAGCCCGGATTGTCCTCAAACGGTACTTGTTTCCATGGAAACGATAATGGTTACAGTTATAGATGAAAGTGAAGAAGTGTCCATGGATTTGCTCGCGATTCTCTTGGGTCCTGTTAGAAAAGAGAGCCTG GATGTCTCACCAGTGGCTTCGAGGCTTGTGGAGAAGGTTCTCATTAGTTGCGCCTCTAAGCTTCGACCGGACATCATGGATGCTTTGAAGTCCACAGGGACTAGCTTGGACATGTATTCTCCAGTAGTTTCTTCAATATGCCAAAGCGGAGCTGCCACCACTGAAGCTCAAATCATTGTTAACCCCACAGAAACTGAG GCAGAAGGAAAGATATCAGAAGAACAGGTAGTTCCAGATGATTCATTGCAG GAAAAACTGGATTTGGGACTTTCTCCCAAGGGGATCAGGTCTAAGAGAACTGCAAGAGGTGGAGCTCGTGCCATTGGAGATGACAACGTAAAAAATGGAGACGGTTTGAAACAAGTTTTGAAGCAAGGGCAATCTGAAAGTACTGAGGGAGAGACTGAATCAGGGTCTACTAGGAGGAGGCGGAAACCCAATTCTCTGCTAAATCCTGAAGAAGGCTATTCATTCAAGACGTCATCAAGCATAAAGAAAGTGCATGAAAAAGAACTTGGGGCTGCCAAGAAAGCATCTTTGCCTACTAAAGTTGGTCAAACGAATCAGTCGGTTGTTATTTCTCTCTCACCCTCGAGTAAGGCTAGGAAGGGGTCACGGAAACGGAGCAGGAGTAAGATGGAAGAGACAGATCTTGATGCAGGTTCTGTAGCCACACCAGCATCAAAGAAACAG ATTGTGAAGAAAGATGAAcctgaagaaaaagaagatattatGGAAACTAGCCTTGAAAAGCCTGAGGATAGCACTAAGACTGCAAAGTCAAGTAAAAAGGAGAAAGCACAGAAGGGTTCAGCATCAAAGAAACAGATTGTGAAGAAAGATgatgctgaagaagaagaagattttatGGAAACTGACCTTGAAAAGCCTGAAGAGAGCACTAAGACTGCAAAGTCAAGTAAaaaggagagagaagagaagggtTCAACGAAATCAACTGCAAAGAAGCCACTAGCAGAATCTAAAAAGGAGAAAGCACAGAAGGGTTCAGCGAAAACAGCTGCAAAGAAGCCACCTGCAGAATCTAAAAAGGAGATAGGAGAGAATGGTTTAGCGAAAACATCTGCAAAGAAGCCACTTGAAAAATCAGTCCACTCAGATGCCAAGAAAAAGAATTCAGAAGGCGCaagcatggagtcatcaaagAGCAAG AAGAAGAATTCTCGTGCAATGACGCCTCCGACCAAAGAATCTGAACAAACTCTCAAGAGCCATCCCAAGAGGAAACGGACAGCTAGAGAGGAAGTG GAGTCCAATAAGAGTGAGCATGGTGAGGAGTTGGTTGGTAAGAGCGTTAAAGTCTGGTGGCCACTTGACAAGAA GTTTTATGATGGCGTCATAAAGTCCTATAGTAGTCTTAACAAGAAGCATCAG GTGCTTTATTCGGATGGGGATTCTGAAGAGCTTAATCTTAAAAAAGAACGTTGGGAGATAATCAGTGAG CAGGAAAAGGAGGAGACTGATCTACCTGATTCTACTCCTTTATCTGACAT AATGCGAAGGAATAAAGCGAAGAAGAGGAAAACTGAGTCTATGCATGTGCAGCTGAAAAGTTCTTCAGAAGTCAg ATCCTCGAAGAAGAAAGACCTTGTAACAAGCTCCACTAAGCAAGGGAAAGCAACCAAAGATGCGGTGAAGGGCGGAAGCGATGAACCAGAAAGGAGGGAAGAGATAAATCTTCAGTTCCCAAAAGATTGTGTTGACAAGGAAGAATCTGAAACCAAAAGATTGCCTAAAGAATCTAATGCAGAAGCCAAGTCGGATGGGGAAGAGCTAAAGTCTGCAAACAAGTTAACTGCAGAAACTGGAAATGATGGTGAAGAGCAGGAGGTAGAGAAAGAGGCAACCGCAGAACCCCAAACTGATGGAGAAGAGCGAGAGTCGGTGAAAGTGCTAAATGAAGCCAAGTCTGATGGAGAAGAGCTAAAGACTGCAAACAAGGCAACTGCAGAATCCAAAATTGAAGGAGAAGAGCAGGGGGTAGAAAAAGAGGCAACTGCAGAACCTCAAACTAATGGAGAAGAGCGAGAGTCAGTGAAAGTGCCAAATGAAGCCAAGTCTGATGGAGAAGCTAAGTCTAATGGAGAAGAGCTAAAGTCTGCAAACAAGTCAACTGCAGAATCCgaaactgaaggagaagagCAGGGGGTAGAAAAAGAGGCAACTGCAGAACCTGAAACTGATGGAGGAGAGGGAGAGTCAGTGAAAGAGCCAAATGAAGAAGCTGAAACTGAGGTACAAGTGCGAGATTCAGCAAAAGAGCCAACTGCAGACACAAATTTGATTGAGGAAGGTCGTTCTGAGGAGAAGGAGACTGGTAAAGTCGAAAATGTAACTGAAGAAGAGGAACAGAAAATAGTGAAGGAACTGGAAGAAGACACTGATAAAGCAGAAGGCGGGACTATTCCTGTTTCAGGTTGA
- the LOC106387577 gene encoding 40S ribosomal protein S12-2 has product MSGDEAAAPAVVPPVAAEPAAIIPEDMDLLTALELTLRKARAHGGVVRGLHESAKLIEKRVAQLCVLAEDCNQPDYVKLVKALCADHNINLLTVPSAKTLGEWAGLCKIDSEGNARKVVGCSCLVVKDYGEDTTALNIVKKHIESN; this is encoded by the exons ATGTCGGG tgatGAGGCTGCTGCTCCAGCTGTTGTTCCTCCCGTTGCTGCTGAGCCAGCGGCTATAATCCCAGAGGATATGGATTTGTTGACTGCATTGGAGTTGACTCTTAGGAAGGCTCGTGCTCATGGTGGTGTTGTTCGTGGTCTCCATGAGAGCGCTAAGCTTATCGAGAAGCGTGTTGCTCAGCTCTGTgttttggctgaagactgtaaCCAGCCAGATTACGTCAAGCTTGTTAAGGCTCTATGTGCTGATCACAACATCAACTTGCTTACTGTTCCAAGTGCCAAGACCCTCGGCGAATGGGCTGGT CTCTGCAAGATTGACTCTGAGGGTAATGCTAGAAAGGTTGTTGGATGCTCCTGTCTTGTGGTCAAG GACTACGGTGAGGATACGACTGCACTCAACATCGTCAAGAAGCACATTGAATCTAACTAA
- the LOC106387572 gene encoding Golgi SNAP receptor complex member 1-1-like isoform X1, with the protein MDIPSSWDELRKQARKIEAQLDEQMHSYRRLVSTKSDGAASDLEAGIDLLLRQLQQVNAQMQAWVSSFGSEMVSHTLTRHQEIFQDLTHEFHRHRSSLKAKQERASLLEDFKEFDRTRLDLEAGDGSSEQALLKEHVGINRNTAQMDGVISQAQATLGTLVFQRSTFGGINSKLGNVTSRLPTVNTILSAIKRKKSMDTIILSLVSAVCTFLIFIYWLSK; encoded by the exons ATGGACATTCCTAGCTCTTGGGATGAGTTACGGAAACAG GCTAGAAAGATTGAAGCTCAGCTCGACGAGCAGATGCATTCGTACCGCAGGCTTGTTTCCACTAAGTCAGATGGTGCAGCGAGTGATCTTGAAGCTGGGATTGACTTACTACTAAGGCAGCTTCAACAAGTTAATGCTCAGATGCAAGCGTGGGTTTCTTCTTTTGGCTCTGAGATGGTCTCTCATACCTTGACTCGACATCAGGAGATCTTTCAAGATCTCACACAT GAGTTTCATCGACACCGCTCCAGTCTTAAAGCAAAACAAGAGCGTGCTTCACTTCTTGAGGACTTTAAAGAATTTGATCGGACTAGACTAGACTTAGAAGCTGGGGATGGGTCGTCAGAGCAAGCACTGCTCAAAGAACATGTGGGTATCAACCGCAATACAGCGCAG ATGGATGGTGTCATTTCACAAGCTCAGGCAACACTTGGTACACTTGTGTTTCAACGTTCAACTTTTGGAGGAATCAACTCAAAGCTTGGCAATGTCACTAGCCGTCTACCCACG GTGAACACTATTCTGTCAGCGATAAAGAGGAAAAAGTCGATGGATACAATCATTCTTTCACTTGTTTCGGCTGTATGCACATTTCTCATATTCATCTACTGGTTATCCAAGTAA
- the LOC106387572 gene encoding Golgi SNAP receptor complex member 1-1-like isoform X2 has protein sequence MDIPSSWDELRKQARKIEAQLDEQMHSYRRLVSTKSDGAASDLEAGIDLLLRQLQQVNAQMQAWVSSFGSEMVSHTLTRHQEIFQDLTHEFHRHRSSLKAKQERASLLEDFKEFDRTRLDLEAGDGSSEQALLKEHVGINRNTAQYRWMVSFHKLRQHLVHLCFNVQLLEESTQSLAMSLAVYPR, from the exons ATGGACATTCCTAGCTCTTGGGATGAGTTACGGAAACAG GCTAGAAAGATTGAAGCTCAGCTCGACGAGCAGATGCATTCGTACCGCAGGCTTGTTTCCACTAAGTCAGATGGTGCAGCGAGTGATCTTGAAGCTGGGATTGACTTACTACTAAGGCAGCTTCAACAAGTTAATGCTCAGATGCAAGCGTGGGTTTCTTCTTTTGGCTCTGAGATGGTCTCTCATACCTTGACTCGACATCAGGAGATCTTTCAAGATCTCACACAT GAGTTTCATCGACACCGCTCCAGTCTTAAAGCAAAACAAGAGCGTGCTTCACTTCTTGAGGACTTTAAAGAATTTGATCGGACTAGACTAGACTTAGAAGCTGGGGATGGGTCGTCAGAGCAAGCACTGCTCAAAGAACATGTGGGTATCAACCGCAATACAGCGCAG TACAGATGGATGGTGTCATTTCACAAGCTCAGGCAACACTTGGTACACTTGTGTTTCAACGTTCAACTTTTGGAGGAATCAACTCAAAGCTTGGCAATGTCACTAGCCGTCTACCCACG GTGA